A window of the Methyloprofundus sp. genome harbors these coding sequences:
- a CDS encoding LPS-assembly lipoprotein translates to MLASNKINFILLLALLLSACGYHLRGAIELPEALKKFYVRGASPELVEAIAYTFRSASGSLVTTPSDAGMILNVIHEDYQRRTISLSNTGYSNEYELVYRLTFDLQDNKGNILAAEQTVDASKTYYNEQSGDTLISKGNEENLLRKELYQQAVRSVVERARAALNKAMP, encoded by the coding sequence ATGTTAGCTAGCAATAAAATAAATTTTATTTTATTGCTAGCATTACTACTGAGTGCGTGTGGCTATCATTTGCGTGGAGCTATCGAGTTGCCAGAGGCACTCAAGAAATTCTATGTGCGTGGTGCTTCACCAGAATTGGTGGAGGCAATAGCTTATACCTTTAGGTCTGCATCAGGTTCCTTAGTTACAACACCAAGCGACGCGGGCATGATTTTAAATGTAATTCATGAAGACTATCAGCGGCGTACTATTTCACTGAGCAATACCGGTTACTCGAATGAATATGAATTGGTGTATCGACTGACTTTTGATCTGCAAGACAATAAAGGCAATATCTTGGCAGCAGAACAGACGGTCGATGCTTCCAAGACTTATTATAATGAGCAAAGCGGGGATACTTTAATTTCTAAAGGCAATGAAGAGAATTTATTGCGTAAGGAATTGTATCAACAGGCAGTACGTTCTGTGGTGGAAAGGGCGCGGGCTGCACTCAATAAAGCAATGCCGTAA
- a CDS encoding DNA polymerase III subunit delta, with protein sequence MWLTAEQFPSALAKTKQLAPIYFFSGDEPLQLGEAADALRLAAKKAGYATREVLTVDTYFSWTEFLQAADSLSIFSEKKLIDLRIPSAKPGAEGSKVLVNYCARLPEDTILLITAGKLEKSAKKSKWASTLEQQGVAVQVWPLDGKDLIQWLQQRLQRRGLSADNAGIRIIAGRVEGNLLAAAQEIEKLYVLYGQGALTEQQIQAAVADGSRYDVFNLVDAALSSRVERVLKILTGLQHEGIAAPVVLWALTRELRNLIHIQQKIAAGQARNGVFMKHQVWGKRQQLVSHALNKLKRPTLLAALLVAAKADRQIKGEQEGDCWESILSITLMMAGVKV encoded by the coding sequence ATGTGGTTAACAGCAGAGCAATTTCCCTCAGCATTGGCAAAAACCAAGCAGCTTGCACCTATTTACTTTTTCAGCGGTGACGAACCTCTACAATTAGGTGAAGCTGCTGATGCATTACGCCTAGCAGCTAAAAAAGCAGGTTATGCCACGCGTGAAGTATTGACCGTTGATACTTATTTCAGTTGGACAGAATTTTTACAAGCAGCTGATTCATTATCAATCTTTTCCGAGAAAAAACTGATTGATTTACGCATACCTTCAGCTAAGCCTGGTGCAGAAGGCAGCAAGGTCTTGGTAAACTACTGCGCTCGTTTGCCTGAAGATACCATATTACTGATTACTGCAGGCAAACTGGAAAAGTCGGCCAAAAAATCAAAATGGGCCAGTACACTGGAGCAACAAGGTGTTGCTGTGCAAGTTTGGCCTTTAGATGGCAAGGACTTGATTCAATGGTTACAACAGCGGTTACAACGTCGCGGGCTTAGTGCTGATAATGCAGGTATACGCATTATTGCTGGGCGTGTCGAAGGCAATTTGTTGGCAGCTGCACAAGAGATTGAAAAGTTATATGTACTTTATGGACAAGGGGCTTTAACGGAACAGCAAATTCAAGCAGCGGTCGCTGATGGCTCGCGTTATGATGTGTTTAACTTAGTTGATGCAGCACTTTCCAGTCGAGTTGAACGGGTACTTAAAATTCTAACAGGGTTGCAACATGAAGGTATCGCTGCCCCTGTCGTGCTTTGGGCTTTGACTCGTGAACTACGTAACCTAATTCATATTCAGCAAAAAATCGCGGCAGGTCAAGCGCGTAATGGTGTGTTTATGAAGCATCAAGTATGGGGTAAGCGTCAGCAGTTGGTGTCTCATGCGCTCAATAAACTTAAACGACCTACTTTATTAGCCGCATTATTAGTGGCGGCCAAAGCTGATCGACAAATTAAAGGTGAACAGGAAGGGGATTGTTGGGAAAGTATCTTGAGCATTACTTTGATGATGGCAGGAGTGAAGGTCTAG